The genomic region ATATAGACGCCAATAGCCAATACCGTTTTCACGGCATTGGCTACCAACGAATTTGTAAGTATGAGTTACTTAAGCTCTACTTCGGCACCAGCTTCTTCAAGCTTGGCTTTAAGTTGTTCAGCTTCATCTTTCGATACAGCTTCTTTAACAGTGCCGGGAGCTCCGTCAACCAATTCTTTGGCTTCTTTCAGCCCAAGGCCGGTGATTCCGCGTACTTCTTTGATAACCGCGATTTTCTTGGCACCAGCACTTTTCAGAACTACGTCAAACTCAGTTTGCTCTTCTCCGCCACCGGCTTCTCCGCCACCAGCAGGTCCAGCTACTGCAACAGCAGCTTGAGCAGGTTTGATATCGTATTCTTCTTCAAGAACTTTTGCAAGTTCGTT from Gracilimonas sp. harbors:
- the rplL gene encoding 50S ribosomal protein L7/L12; the encoded protein is MADVKDLAEQLVNLTIKEANELAKVLEEEYDIKPAQAAVAVAGPAGGGEAGGGEEQTEFDVVLKSAGAKKIAVIKEVRGITGLGLKEAKELVDGAPGTVKEAVSKDEAEQLKAKLEEAGAEVELK